From the genome of Halococcus agarilyticus:
AACACGCCGACCGTCCAGTTGCTCGTCTGGATCCGCCGGACGGTGACGTTCTCGACCGCGCGCGCGGTCCCGTTGGCGTGGATCGCGTGGCCCGACCCGCTCCCCTCCAGCGTGTGGCCCGCGCCGTCGAGCGTCACGTCGCTCGCCGCGATCGTGATGCAGTTGCCCTCGCCGCCGGTGACGTTTGCGGTCAGGACGTACTCTCCCGACGAGTCGATCGTTCGGCACGAGTCGACGCCGACCGTGCCGTTCCCCGCGCTCTGCGCACCCGCCACACCGACCAGTGTCCCGGCCGCGAGCAGCGCCACGACCACGACGCCGACGAGCAGCGCACGGTGGTCGTCCGTCCCGTCATCGCCGAAACCCCAGAGTGAGCCCATCAGTCGTCGCGTTCGTACAGATCGGGTGCGTATGTATCTCCCGGTATCGCGCGCACGGACCGTGGAACGATGTCGCGCGAATCGCCGACCGGAAGCCGCGTCACTCCCCGGAAATCGGGAGGGGGAACGCTTACGGGGCGGCGGCGCGAGGCGTTGTCGTGGATAGCGTCGAAGTCAGCACCGTGGTCTATCTGCCGCCCGAGGAGACCTACGGGTTCCTCCTCGATTTCCCCGGCTACGCGAACTACTCCGAGTACCTCACCGGCGTCGAGAATCGTGGCGACGGCTCGCCCGGCACGATCTACGACCTCCACTTCGCGTGGTGGAAGCTCACCTACACGGCCCGCTCGCGCGTCACCGAAGTCGATCCGCCGAACCGGATCGACTGGCGGATCGTGAAGGACATCGACGCCCGTGGCCGCTGGACGGTCGAGCGCGTCGACCGGGCGGGGCGCGAGCACGCCTCGGAGGTCCGCCTCCGGATCGAGTTCGACGCCGACTCGGTCGACCCGAGCGGGCTCGATCTCCCGCGCCTCGTCTCGCTGTCGTGGGTGGTCGAGAAGGTAAAGCCGCTGATCGAACGCGAAGCCGAGCGCGTGGTCGAGCGGATCGTCGCCGACATCGAGGGCGAGTCTCGACCGGTTGATCTAACGGTCCACGCGACCCCCGACGACGTTTGAGGCCGCTCTCGGTCGAACGATGCACGGACCAGTCACACTTTTTTGACCGAGGGCGGATACTGTACGTAGCGAACGAATCGACGGACTCGAACGCCAGCGAGGACACCGAGGGAGTTCATGTCGACCGAAGACCAGGCAGAACACGAGGACGAGGCGACCACGGAGCGGATCCGGCCGTTCGACGAGGACGCCCGTGACCTCGCGGCGACCGCCATCGACGTCGCGGAGCGCCTGACCACGACCCGCGAGTTCGTGCTCCTCGGCGACCAGCTCGCGTGGCGCGAGGAGTCGCTTCCGCCGGAACAGCTCCGCCAGGCGGCCGCCGAGGGCGACGACGCGGCGATCGAACGCGCCGCCCGGAACCAGGCGATCGACAACGGGCCGTACGTGAAAGCGAGATGGGAGGCGATGCGTTCCGTGGACCGCCATGATCTGAACGAGGGGCATCTGGTGTCCGCCGTCGTGTTCGCCGTCTTCGTCGCCCTGCTGTCCACGGGCGGTGTCTCGTGGGCGGCGGTAGCGTTGCCGATCGGGCTCGTCTGCGCGTACGCCGCCTACAGGCTCTATCACGCGTTCCGGACCCACGGATCACGGCCGAGAGCGTTCGTTCTCGGGGTCGAGACGGACCCGGTTTCGGTCGAAGTCGTCCTAGACGATCGCGAACCCGAGGCGGTGGCGCTCTGGCATCTCCATCGGGAGTACGCCACCGGTTCGATCTCCGAAGAGCTCCACGAGGCGGCGACGAAGCGCGTGCTCCGTCACTACGGCACGCCCTCGTGACCGCACTGTCGGCACGTTCGGAGAAGACAGCCACTCGTTCAGGGGAGTTTCGGCTACTCCCGTCGGTCTCGGTGCCGGTTCGGCCGATCACCCGTAGGTCGCGTCCCACCGGGTCGCCTTCCGGAGATTGCCGCAGTCGTTGCACTTCACCCGACCCATCGTGTCCATCGCGTTGTCGAGGGTCTCGCAGTTCGCACAGAAGTAGCCGTACTTGTGCTCCTCGTCGAAGTCGGGCTGAGTGTAGCTCGTGAAGAAGGGGCCCTTCGAGCCGCGCTCGATCTCCTCTTCGTTGACGTACATCTCCTGACCGTCGGGGGTCGTCACGGGTCCCTCGGCGATGTCGGGTCCGGGATCGGCCGCGACGGTGCCGGCTTTCATGTAGATGTTCTCGCGGTAGGTCTCGTCGTCGATGGTGACTTCGTCCGTGTCGACCATCTCGAACTCGAAGTCCTCGTAGAAGTCGTTGCCCTCCGCGTTGTCCTCGATGACCTTCGCGCGGAGCTGGGCCGCCCCCATGTCGAACAGCGCCTCCCGGGTCGCCTCGAACAGCTCGGTTCCGACCCCGCCGCCGCGGTAGGCCGGATCGACGTGGAGCCAGAGCAGGTCGCCGTTGCCGCCCTCGGCCACGAGATCGCTTTCGGAGAACCCTCGGACCTCGCCCTCGTCCTCGGCGACGAGAATCAGCGCGTCGGGCTCGTCGATCGTCGTCCCGAGGCTCTCGTCGTCGTACCACTCGGTGATCGCGCTCTCGATCGCCCGGGGGCTGAGCGAGTACGACGCCTCCATCGAGTCCCGCGCGATCCGTCTGATCGCTTCGCCGTCGTCGCGGGTGGCTTCACGGATCTCCATGCGACCGCTTCGACGGTCGCGGGCATAAACCCCGGTGCCGATCGGCCGCCGTCGCGTGGTCACGGCGGACGGCTGTGGATCACTCCCCGTAGAACGCCTCCGGGCCGTGATCGTCCTGCCAGGCGAACGCGAACAGCCGACGGGTCGGCACCCGCGCGAGGTTTCGTCCGTCTGTGCTCTCGCCGGTCGCGCCGTTCCACCGCGTTCCGTCGCCGTCGAACGCGTGCGGGTCGTCGGTCGACGTGAACGCGTATCCGGGGCTCTCGAACGCGGCCATCCCGTCCGGCGTGGCGAACACCACGATCGGTAGGTCGCCAATCGTTACCGTGACGACCCCGCTTTCGGTCGTCGCGTCGTCGGTGGCCTCGTCTTCCGGCCCTCGTGCGTTCTCGCGGTCGGCGTCGGCCCCGACGACGCGCGAGCGCGGGACGCCGAGGGCCGTTCCGTCGCGCTCGATCCCGAGCACGATCTCCTTGGGGGCGAGGTCGTCGCGGCCCCACTCGCGCGAGCCGTCGCCGCGGTGGGCCGCGAGCCCGAACCCGTCGCCCGCGAAGTATCGCTCGTAGGGGGCGGCGTCGTACTCGATCGGGGCCATCTCGGGGCCGTCGCCGCTCGCCTCGCTCCGGCCGCCCGGCGGCACGAGCACCCCTCCACCCCTGTGATCCCGACGAAACCGCTCGACGGTGGTCACGCTTGCGGGGAGCACGGTGAGCGCCCGCCCCTCGAACTCGCCCGCGATACACTCGCCGAGCGACTGCTTCCACTCGGAGTCGGTCTCGCGGTCGTAGAGCACGAGGTCGTCGTCGGCGAGCTTGCCCGACACGCCGAAAGACAGCACGAGGCTGTCTTTCGAGCCTCCGCTCGT
Proteins encoded in this window:
- a CDS encoding GNAT family N-acetyltransferase, which codes for MEIREATRDDGEAIRRIARDSMEASYSLSPRAIESAITEWYDDESLGTTIDEPDALILVAEDEGEVRGFSESDLVAEGGNGDLLWLHVDPAYRGGGVGTELFEATREALFDMGAAQLRAKVIEDNAEGNDFYEDFEFEMVDTDEVTIDDETYRENIYMKAGTVAADPGPDIAEGPVTTPDGQEMYVNEEEIERGSKGPFFTSYTQPDFDEEHKYGYFCANCETLDNAMDTMGRVKCNDCGNLRKATRWDATYG
- a CDS encoding DUF3179 domain-containing (seleno)protein, which codes for MNVRDVVPRDAIPSIDEPAFAETYDGDPDDEAIVIDFEGAPARAYPLGILHYHEIVNDEVAGRPIAVTWCPLCASAVVYDRTVDGRALEFGVSESDTSGGSKDSLVLSFGVSGKLADDDLVLYDRETDSEWKQSLGECIAGEFEGRALTVLPASVTTVERFRRDHRGGGVLVPPGGRSEASGDGPEMAPIEYDAAPYERYFAGDGFGLAAHRGDGSREWGRDDLAPKEIVLGIERDGTALGVPRSRVVGADADRENARGPEDEATDDATTESGVVTVTIGDLPIVVFATPDGMAAFESPGYAFTSTDDPHAFDGDGTRWNGATGESTDGRNLARVPTRRLFAFAWQDDHGPEAFYGE
- a CDS encoding SRPBCC family protein — encoded protein: MDSVEVSTVVYLPPEETYGFLLDFPGYANYSEYLTGVENRGDGSPGTIYDLHFAWWKLTYTARSRVTEVDPPNRIDWRIVKDIDARGRWTVERVDRAGREHASEVRLRIEFDADSVDPSGLDLPRLVSLSWVVEKVKPLIEREAERVVERIVADIEGESRPVDLTVHATPDDV